The genomic DNA ACTACGATGGACAATCGGAGGTACTACTTGTCGCAACGGAGTCGTACTTATAAAGTTTATTAGTAAATGATGATAGGGGGAGGCAGCTATGACAGATCGTACAATTATTCGCTTTGAACATGTAACCAAACAATATGATAATGATCCCGCCGTGCTAGACAACGTGAGCTTTGAGATTGAGCGTGGTAAATTCTATACACTGCTTGGGCCTTCCGGCTGTGGAAAGACAACGATTCTGCGGTTAATCGCAGGGTTTATTGAACCGTCAAAAGGGAGCATTTATTTTAACGGAAAAGTGATCAATCATGTGCCTGCCAATGAACGTCAGGTAAACACGGTGTTTCAGGATTATGCGCTGTTTCCTCACCTGAATGTGTTTGAAAACGTAGCGTTCGGCCTGCGCATCAAAAAGATGAAAAATGCGGAGATTACGGTCAAGGTGCAGGAAGCGCTCCGCTTCGTGAACCTGGAGGGCTACGAATCGCGCGAAATCAATGAGATGTCAGGCGGACAGCGGCAGCGTGTGGCGATTGCCCGTGCCATCGTGAATGAGCCGGAAGTGATTCTGCTTGATGAACCGCTGTCTGCGCTCGATCTGAAGCTTCGCACGGAGATGCAGTATGAACTGCGTGAATTGCAGCGCCGTCTGGGCATTACGTTTATCTTCGTCACGCACGATCAAGAAGAAGCGCTGGCGATGTCGGATGAAATATTTGTATTGAACAAAGGGAAAATTCAGCAGAGCGGCACGCCAACCGATATTTATGATGAGCCGATTAACCGATTTGTGGCGGACTTTATCGGTGAATCGAACATCATTCCCGGCAAGATGATTCAAGATTTCGAAGTAGAGTTTGCCGGGAAGAAATTTGAGTGTGTGGATCAAGGGCTTAATGTGAACGAGCCAGTCGAAATCGTAATTCGTCCCGAGGATTTGGAGATTACCAAGCATGATCAGGGCAAGTTGAAGGTTCGTGTCGACTCCCAGCTTTTCCGCGGCGTACACTACGAGATCTCCTGCTATGATGAAGATGGTAATGAATGGCTTGTACACTCCACTAAGAAGGCAACTGTCGGAGACTGGATCGGCTTGTATTTTGATCCGGAAGCCATTCATGTTATGCGCTTTGGAGAGACGGAAGAGGAATTCGATAAGCGCTTAGAGGCGTATGATGAGGTCGAACATGCAGAGTAGAACACGTGCCGTCTATTTCATTCCATACTTGTTGTGGATGGCGCTGTTTGTTATTGCGCCCGTCCTTCTTATTTTGTATTATTCTTTTTTTGATATTGAAGGTAACTTCACGCTGGGAAACTATGAGAAGTTTTTTACCCCGGTCTATTTGCAGATGGCGCTCAGCTCCTTCTGGTATGCGCTGCTCATTACCGTGTTTTCGCTTTTGATCGCTTATCCGACCGCGTACCTGCTGACGAAGACGAAGCACAAGCAGCTCTGGCTTTTGCTTATTATTTTGCCGACATGGATTAACCTGCTGCTTAAGGCGTATGCTTTTCTCGGTATTTTCGGCACATATGGACCCGCGAATGCATTGCTTGAAGTTTTAGGGATCGGCAGCCAGCAAATCTTGTTTACCGACTTTAGCTTTGTGTTCGTTTCTGTATATATTTTTATTCCATTTATGGTGCTGCCCATTTATAACGCTCTTGAAGAACTGAATCCGTCGCTCGTATATGCGGCGCGTGATCTTGGTGCATCGGCTTGGACAACTTTTCGCCGCGTCATCTTTCCGCTGACGCTCGATGGCGTAAAGTCAGGCTGTCAGGCTGTTTTTATTCCGGCCCTATCCCTGTTTATGATTACACGTCTGATTGCGGGAAACCGGGTCATTACGCTTGGCACAGCGATTGAGCAGCATTTCCTTGTCACGCAGGATTGGGGCATGGGTTCAACGATTGCTGTCTTCTTAATTATTGCGATGGCGATTATTATGATCGTCACAGGGAATAGGAAGTGAGGGGTGCAGTATGAAACGTAATGGAACATTTGCCAACATCTATCTTATTTTCGTTTTCTTTATTCTGTATGCCCCGATCTTCTATTTGATGTTCTATTCCTTTAACAGCGGTGGCTCGATGCGTGAATTTGAAGGATTTACGCTTGAGTGGTATAAGGAGGTATTTGCAGATACGCGCCTTCTTATTATTGTGCTGAATACGCTTGTGATTGCACTGTTGTCATCTGCGATCGCTACGATTCTCGGCGTGATCGGTGCGCTTGCTATTATGTATGCGAGAAGACGGCGGGTAAAAAATACGATGCTTGCGCTCAATAATGTACTAATTGTAAGCCCGGATGTAATTATTGGTGCATCGTTTTTGATTCTGTTTACAATGGTGGGGATTAAGCTCGGCTTTACATCGGTGCTGCTCTCCCATATTGCGTTTAGCATCCCGATTGTCGTGCTGATGGTACTGCCGAAGCTGCAGGAGATGAGTCCGACGCTGATCGATGCGGCGCGTGACCTTGGAGCAAGCCGATTCGA from Aneurinibacillus sp. REN35 includes the following:
- a CDS encoding ABC transporter ATP-binding protein, producing the protein MTDRTIIRFEHVTKQYDNDPAVLDNVSFEIERGKFYTLLGPSGCGKTTILRLIAGFIEPSKGSIYFNGKVINHVPANERQVNTVFQDYALFPHLNVFENVAFGLRIKKMKNAEITVKVQEALRFVNLEGYESREINEMSGGQRQRVAIARAIVNEPEVILLDEPLSALDLKLRTEMQYELRELQRRLGITFIFVTHDQEEALAMSDEIFVLNKGKIQQSGTPTDIYDEPINRFVADFIGESNIIPGKMIQDFEVEFAGKKFECVDQGLNVNEPVEIVIRPEDLEITKHDQGKLKVRVDSQLFRGVHYEISCYDEDGNEWLVHSTKKATVGDWIGLYFDPEAIHVMRFGETEEEFDKRLEAYDEVEHAE
- a CDS encoding ABC transporter permease → MQSRTRAVYFIPYLLWMALFVIAPVLLILYYSFFDIEGNFTLGNYEKFFTPVYLQMALSSFWYALLITVFSLLIAYPTAYLLTKTKHKQLWLLLIILPTWINLLLKAYAFLGIFGTYGPANALLEVLGIGSQQILFTDFSFVFVSVYIFIPFMVLPIYNALEELNPSLVYAARDLGASAWTTFRRVIFPLTLDGVKSGCQAVFIPALSLFMITRLIAGNRVITLGTAIEQHFLVTQDWGMGSTIAVFLIIAMAIIMIVTGNRK
- a CDS encoding ABC transporter permease; the encoded protein is MKRNGTFANIYLIFVFFILYAPIFYLMFYSFNSGGSMREFEGFTLEWYKEVFADTRLLIIVLNTLVIALLSSAIATILGVIGALAIMYARRRRVKNTMLALNNVLIVSPDVIIGASFLILFTMVGIKLGFTSVLLSHIAFSIPIVVLMVLPKLQEMSPTLIDAARDLGASRFDILWKVVLPFITPGIFAGFFMALTYSLDDFAVTFFVTGNGFSTLSVEIYSRARQGISLSINALSTLIFLFTIVLVIGYYFINQRNSRMSGMGVRK